Proteins encoded together in one Rhizobium bangladeshense window:
- a CDS encoding substrate-binding domain-containing protein: MRKLMLGLAVAALTVAGTAYAQDKKFTIGVSIPAADHGWTSGVVFHAERVAKLLMAEHPGLNVIVKTSPDAASQANAVQDLDTQGIDALVILPSDPDPLVNAIKEVKDKGKFVALVDRAPSNNDSSVRDLYVAGNNPALGEVAGKYIKENTPDAEVVIIRGLPIPIDQQRQDGFDKGIAGSNVKVLDRQYGNWNRDDAFKVMQDYLTKYQKIDVVWCQDDDMAVGVLQAIEQAKRTDIKYVVAGAGSKDMIKKVMDGDKMIPVDVLYPPAMVGTAMELTAAALYDQVPVHGNYILDATLVTKENAEDFYFPDSPF, translated from the coding sequence ATGCGGAAATTGATGTTGGGTTTGGCTGTTGCGGCGTTGACTGTTGCCGGCACGGCCTATGCCCAGGATAAGAAATTTACGATCGGGGTGTCCATTCCCGCCGCTGACCACGGCTGGACCTCGGGTGTCGTGTTCCATGCTGAACGCGTCGCCAAGCTGCTGATGGCCGAGCATCCGGGTCTCAACGTGATAGTCAAGACCTCCCCTGATGCCGCCAGCCAGGCCAATGCAGTTCAGGATCTTGATACGCAGGGCATTGATGCCCTCGTCATCCTGCCGTCCGACCCGGATCCGCTCGTCAACGCTATCAAGGAAGTCAAGGACAAGGGCAAGTTCGTTGCTCTCGTCGACCGGGCACCTAGCAACAACGACAGCTCGGTGCGCGATCTCTACGTTGCCGGCAACAACCCGGCTCTCGGCGAAGTCGCCGGCAAGTACATCAAGGAGAATACGCCGGACGCCGAAGTTGTCATCATCCGCGGCCTGCCGATCCCGATCGACCAGCAGCGGCAGGACGGCTTCGACAAGGGCATCGCCGGTTCGAACGTCAAGGTTCTCGATCGCCAGTATGGCAACTGGAATCGCGACGACGCCTTCAAGGTCATGCAGGATTACCTGACAAAGTACCAGAAGATCGACGTCGTATGGTGCCAGGACGACGACATGGCCGTCGGCGTTCTTCAGGCGATCGAGCAGGCCAAGCGCACGGACATCAAATATGTCGTCGCTGGCGCCGGCTCCAAGGACATGATCAAAAAGGTTATGGACGGCGACAAGATGATCCCGGTTGATGTTCTCTATCCGCCGGCGATGGTCGGCACGGCCATGGAGCTGACAGCCGCGGCCCTTTACGATCAGGTTCCTGTCCACGGCAACTACATCCTCGACGCGACGCTCGTCACTAAGGAGAACGCTGAGGACTTCTACTTCCCGGATTCTCCGTTCTGA
- a CDS encoding ABC transporter permease — protein MSVNEETREIRRRSWRDVDLRAVAPFVALALLLIVGALVNPNFIGVTNLANVATRSAFIAIIAVGATFVISAGDLDLSVGSMVAFVASLMILLMNSAAIENPALMLIAAVVFTVAAGALCGLANGLITTVGKIEPFIATLGTMGIYRGLTTWLSQGGAITLRSPDIQTLYRPAYFGTIAGVPVPIVVILAVTAVAAFVLYRTRYGRHVVAVGSNSDVARYSGIAVDRVRTIAFVIQGLCVAIAVLLYVPRLGSTSATTGILWELQAITAVVVGGTALKGGAGRVWGTICGAFILELVGNIMLLSNFISEYLIGAIQGAIIIIAMFVQRSLVRKS, from the coding sequence ATGAGTGTCAACGAGGAGACCAGGGAAATCCGGCGCCGGTCCTGGCGGGATGTCGACCTGCGTGCGGTCGCGCCTTTCGTCGCCTTAGCACTGCTCCTGATCGTCGGAGCCCTGGTCAATCCGAATTTCATTGGCGTCACCAACCTTGCCAACGTCGCGACGCGCAGCGCCTTCATCGCCATCATCGCGGTCGGCGCGACCTTCGTGATATCAGCGGGCGACCTCGATCTCTCGGTGGGTTCCATGGTGGCTTTCGTCGCCAGCCTGATGATCTTGCTGATGAATTCGGCTGCCATCGAAAATCCGGCCTTGATGCTGATCGCTGCGGTCGTCTTCACGGTCGCCGCCGGTGCGCTCTGCGGCCTGGCGAATGGCCTCATCACCACGGTTGGCAAGATCGAACCTTTCATCGCCACGCTCGGTACGATGGGCATCTATCGCGGTCTGACGACATGGCTGTCGCAGGGCGGCGCGATTACGCTTCGCTCGCCCGACATCCAGACGCTCTATCGTCCCGCCTATTTCGGCACTATCGCCGGCGTGCCGGTGCCGATCGTAGTGATTCTTGCGGTGACGGCGGTCGCGGCATTTGTCCTCTATCGCACCAGATACGGACGCCATGTCGTGGCCGTGGGATCAAACAGTGATGTCGCCCGCTATTCGGGCATCGCCGTCGACCGCGTGCGTACAATCGCCTTCGTGATCCAGGGGCTTTGCGTCGCCATCGCCGTGCTGCTCTATGTTCCGCGCCTCGGCTCGACCTCGGCGACGACGGGAATCCTCTGGGAACTGCAGGCGATCACCGCCGTCGTTGTCGGCGGCACGGCGCTCAAAGGCGGTGCCGGCCGGGTCTGGGGCACGATCTGCGGGGCCTTCATTCTCGAACTCGTGGGCAACATCATGCTGCTTTCGAATTTCATCAGCGAATATCTGATCGGCGCCATTCAGGGTGCGATCATCATCATCGCAATGTTCGTCCAGCGCTCGCTGGTGAGAAAATCATGA
- a CDS encoding sugar ABC transporter ATP-binding protein, whose protein sequence is MTVEIADTAPVVLSARRICKSFSGVQVLFSVNFDLRAGEIHALMGENGAGKSTLVKVLSGFEQPTSGEILLDGKPVVLPPNGAAEALGIVIIHQEFNLAEHLTVTESLFLGREVTRFGVLDRRYMRSETRKVLDLLGSHVDENALISTLSIADKQMVEIAKAISRDARVVFMDEPTAVLSREETNMLFKQVRKLRDQGTSFVFVSHKLDEVMELTDRVTVLRDGQWIKTSPTSILDGESIAQLMVGRELSSLYPAKVEPDVDEEVVLSVSSVSTGYVKDASFEVRKGEIIGFSGLIGSGRTELMEAIAGLRHRIEGEVVIKGQAVPSGDVHAANRCGLAYMTKDRKSKGLLLRSGMVTNLTLQSLGRHSRHGYLSPGSEAAALAKAKRRFDIRVRDANVVAGRMSGGNQQKLLLAKVMETDPDIIIIDEPTRGIDVGTKQQIYHFISALARDGRSIIVVSSEMPEVIGLCTRVAVMREGHIVGVLEGDEISEQEIMRYAAGLKRKAAA, encoded by the coding sequence ATGACCGTCGAGATCGCCGACACCGCACCTGTGGTGCTGTCCGCCAGGCGCATATGCAAATCGTTCAGCGGTGTGCAGGTTCTCTTCAGCGTCAACTTCGATCTCCGCGCCGGCGAAATCCATGCGCTGATGGGGGAGAACGGCGCCGGCAAATCCACGCTCGTCAAAGTGCTGTCAGGTTTCGAACAGCCGACTTCAGGCGAGATTCTCCTGGATGGCAAGCCTGTGGTGCTGCCGCCCAATGGTGCTGCGGAAGCGCTCGGGATCGTCATCATACACCAGGAATTCAATCTCGCAGAACATCTGACGGTGACTGAGAGCCTTTTTCTCGGGCGCGAGGTTACGCGTTTCGGGGTGCTCGACCGAAGATATATGCGCTCGGAGACGCGCAAGGTCCTCGACCTGCTCGGGTCGCATGTGGATGAGAACGCGCTGATCAGCACGCTTTCCATCGCCGATAAGCAGATGGTCGAGATTGCCAAAGCGATCAGCCGCGATGCACGCGTCGTGTTCATGGACGAGCCGACCGCCGTCCTGTCGCGGGAAGAAACGAATATGCTCTTCAAGCAGGTCCGCAAGCTTCGCGATCAGGGCACAAGCTTCGTCTTCGTGTCTCATAAGCTCGACGAGGTGATGGAGTTGACAGACCGGGTGACAGTCCTACGAGACGGCCAGTGGATCAAGACGTCACCGACGTCGATCCTCGACGGCGAATCGATCGCGCAGCTGATGGTCGGCCGCGAGCTTTCCAGTCTCTATCCCGCCAAGGTCGAGCCCGATGTCGACGAGGAGGTCGTCCTCAGCGTCTCCTCGGTGTCGACGGGCTATGTCAAGGATGCGAGTTTCGAGGTGCGCAAGGGCGAGATCATCGGCTTTTCCGGCCTGATCGGCTCCGGCCGCACCGAGCTGATGGAGGCGATCGCCGGCTTGCGTCACCGAATTGAGGGTGAAGTGGTCATCAAGGGGCAAGCGGTCCCTTCCGGCGACGTGCATGCCGCCAATCGCTGCGGGCTCGCCTACATGACCAAGGACCGCAAGTCGAAAGGCCTCCTGCTGCGCTCCGGCATGGTGACCAATCTGACTTTGCAGTCTCTCGGAAGGCATTCCCGCCACGGCTATCTCAGCCCGGGCAGCGAGGCGGCCGCGCTGGCAAAGGCCAAGCGCCGTTTCGACATAAGGGTTCGCGACGCAAATGTCGTCGCCGGCCGGATGTCGGGCGGAAACCAACAGAAGCTGCTGCTCGCCAAGGTCATGGAGACCGATCCCGATATCATCATCATCGACGAGCCGACGCGCGGCATCGATGTCGGCACCAAGCAGCAGATCTATCATTTCATTTCAGCGCTCGCCCGCGACGGCCGGTCGATCATCGTCGTGTCGTCGGAGATGCCTGAGGTGATCGGCCTCTGCACGCGGGTGGCGGTGATGCGCGAAGGCCATATCGTCGGCGTGCTCGAGGGCGACGAGATTTCCGAACAGGAGATCATGCGCTACGCGGCCGGGCTCAAAAGGAAAGCGGCCGCGTGA
- a CDS encoding LacI family DNA-binding transcriptional regulator: MSNSTPATIEDVARIAEVSIATVSRAIHTPEKVANSTRLKVNQAIAITGYTTNAMARSLRLGRSNMILVVAPDIGDPNFSNILVGLENEARAHGYGVLIGHTQNDAQRGLEYLKFLNSNQAAGLILFTGILPFGHQTMTARLPPSVGVFEPVFNGGIPYVGVDDTEGARKAVDLLLAEGHRKIAFIGDSRTRLAFTRRRLGYDAGLDAAGVPPDLRIVLEGDGTIESGRHAVEQLFMRDTLPTAFMCVNDQTAIGVMIGLGARGYDIPRDFSVTGFDDVPQAVFISPSLTTIRQPRTAIGKQAMALLLELLSDGEPAETEILLRPDLVVRNSVSAPSRSWSKR, encoded by the coding sequence GTGTCGAATTCTACGCCTGCAACAATCGAAGACGTCGCCCGGATCGCCGAGGTCTCCATCGCGACGGTTTCGCGGGCGATCCACACCCCGGAAAAGGTCGCCAACTCGACGCGGCTCAAGGTCAACCAGGCAATCGCCATCACCGGTTACACGACCAATGCCATGGCCCGCAGCCTGAGGCTCGGCCGCTCTAACATGATCCTTGTCGTGGCGCCCGACATCGGCGATCCGAATTTCTCCAACATCCTCGTCGGGCTGGAGAACGAGGCGCGCGCCCACGGCTATGGCGTCCTGATCGGCCACACTCAGAACGATGCCCAGCGCGGCCTGGAGTATCTGAAATTCCTCAACTCCAACCAAGCCGCCGGCCTTATCCTCTTCACCGGCATCCTGCCCTTTGGGCATCAGACGATGACCGCGCGGCTGCCGCCGAGCGTCGGGGTTTTCGAACCGGTATTCAACGGCGGCATTCCCTATGTCGGCGTCGACGATACCGAGGGGGCGCGAAAGGCGGTGGACCTGCTGCTGGCCGAGGGCCATCGCAAGATCGCCTTCATCGGCGATTCCCGCACCCGACTTGCCTTTACACGGCGCCGCTTGGGTTACGATGCCGGTCTTGACGCTGCCGGAGTCCCGCCCGATTTGAGGATCGTGCTCGAAGGCGATGGCACGATTGAAAGCGGCCGGCATGCCGTTGAACAGCTTTTCATGCGCGATACGCTTCCGACCGCCTTCATGTGCGTGAACGACCAGACCGCAATCGGCGTCATGATCGGGCTCGGCGCACGCGGCTACGACATTCCTCGCGATTTCTCGGTGACCGGCTTCGACGACGTACCGCAAGCCGTCTTCATATCCCCGTCGCTGACGACGATCCGCCAGCCGAGAACGGCGATCGGCAAACAGGCCATGGCGCTGCTGCTGGAACTCCTGTCAGATGGAGAGCCGGCCGAGACGGAAATCCTGCTGAGGCCGGATCTGGTCGTTCGAAACTCCGTCTCCGCACCATCGCGCAGCTGGTCGAAACGCTGA
- the xylA gene encoding xylose isomerase gives MSTGFFGDIQRIKYEGPDSTNPLAFRYYQPDEIVLGKRMEDHLRFAVAYWHTFTWPGGDPFGGQTFLRPWFEDSMKAAKLKADVAFEFFSLLGAPYYCFHDADVRPEGKNFAENTKNLNEIVDYFAEKQAATGTKLLWGTANLFSNRRYMSGAATNPDPDVFAFAAATVKTCIDATQKLGGENYVLWGGREGYETLLNTDLKRELDQLGRFLNLVVEYKHKIGFKGTILIEPKPQEPTKHQYDYDVATVYGFLKKHGLENEVKLNIEQGHAILAGHSFEHELALANALGIFGSIDMNRNDYQSGWDTDQFPNNVPEMALAYYHVLAGGGFKTGGTNFDAKLRRQSLDPADLLIGHIGGMDCCARGLKAAAKMIEDKALSQPLADRYAGWETAEAQKLFRGEYSLDEITRYVESRDINPQPKSGKQELLENVVNRYV, from the coding sequence ATGAGCACCGGATTTTTCGGCGATATCCAGAGAATAAAATACGAAGGCCCGGACAGCACCAATCCGCTGGCCTTCCGCTACTACCAGCCGGACGAGATCGTTCTCGGCAAGCGCATGGAAGATCATCTGCGTTTTGCGGTGGCCTATTGGCACACCTTCACCTGGCCGGGCGGCGATCCCTTCGGCGGCCAGACCTTCCTGCGTCCCTGGTTCGAAGACTCGATGAAGGCCGCCAAGCTGAAGGCAGACGTGGCTTTCGAATTCTTCTCGCTGCTGGGCGCGCCCTACTACTGCTTCCACGATGCCGACGTGCGTCCGGAGGGCAAGAATTTTGCCGAAAACACCAAGAACCTGAACGAGATCGTCGATTACTTCGCCGAGAAGCAGGCCGCGACCGGCACCAAGCTGCTCTGGGGCACGGCGAACCTCTTCTCCAACCGCCGCTATATGTCGGGTGCGGCGACCAACCCGGATCCCGACGTCTTTGCTTTCGCGGCCGCGACGGTCAAGACCTGCATCGACGCCACGCAAAAGCTCGGCGGCGAGAACTACGTGCTCTGGGGCGGCCGCGAAGGCTATGAGACGCTGCTCAACACCGACCTCAAGCGCGAGCTCGACCAACTCGGCCGCTTCCTCAACCTCGTCGTCGAGTACAAGCACAAGATAGGCTTCAAGGGCACGATCCTGATCGAGCCGAAGCCGCAGGAGCCGACCAAGCACCAGTATGACTATGACGTCGCGACCGTCTACGGCTTCCTCAAGAAGCACGGCCTCGAAAACGAGGTGAAGCTCAATATCGAGCAGGGCCATGCGATCCTCGCCGGCCATTCCTTCGAGCATGAGCTGGCGCTGGCCAACGCGCTCGGCATTTTCGGCTCGATCGACATGAACCGCAACGACTACCAGTCCGGCTGGGATACCGACCAGTTCCCGAACAATGTTCCGGAAATGGCGCTTGCCTACTACCATGTTCTGGCAGGCGGCGGCTTCAAGACCGGCGGCACGAACTTCGACGCGAAGCTGCGTCGCCAGTCCCTCGACCCGGCGGATTTGCTGATCGGCCATATCGGCGGCATGGATTGCTGCGCTCGCGGCCTGAAGGCAGCCGCCAAGATGATCGAAGACAAGGCCCTGTCGCAGCCGCTCGCCGATCGTTATGCCGGCTGGGAAACGGCCGAGGCGCAGAAGCTCTTCCGCGGCGAGTATTCGCTCGACGAGATCACGCGTTACGTCGAGAGCCGCGACATCAACCCGCAGCCGAAATCCGGCAAGCAGGAACTGCTCGAAAACGTCGTCAACCGCTACGTTTGA